gatcgttttagggtatatggatatatataggcggaagaaatacgtcaggggagcctaGAGGGGCCCGCGATGGTgaagggcgcgcctaggggggtgggcgcgcccccctgcctcgtgcctccgtcgttgctttcctgacgtgcactccaagtctcccgggttgctttccttccaaaaataacttctccagaaggtttcattccgtttcgactccgtttgatattccttttcttcgaaacactgaaacaaaggAAAAActggaactggcactgggctctgggtcaataggttagtcccaaaaataatataaaagtgcatagtaaagcccataaacatccaagatggataatataatagcatgagtacttcataaattatagatatgttggagacgtatcagcatccgcaagcttaattcctgctcgtcctcgagtaggtaaatgataaaagaaagaatttatgaagtgtgaatgctagcaggtgcataagtttgatcaatgataatttcaatcaccttttctagcatcattatatgtcataacagtagctcaactcataaaactttgcatgatcaagtaacaaactattcacatgttaaagtatagatcataaactttcttgaaaactaacaaaccatgttctcaataatcaaacaattgcaattcatcttattttcaggaagagtctatgtcagagctttgattcagcaaacttcacatactcaactatcatttagtcttccatgattgctaccactcaaagcatatttttagaacaaatagtattcatcgaacacagagaaagataggggcttaatgtttcgcctcccaaccttttacctcaagggtaatgtcaacaataataattcacgctcaaatatatttgaatggccatatatgcttagatatttccatcacatgatgcttgccaactaaagagtaggttggaaagagaaggaatactactgactcttgcataaaagtaaatgataggcccttcacagagggaagcagggatttgcagaggtgccagagctcgaagcaaaaacagagatgaaaataattttgagaggtatgctttcattgtcaacataacgaccaagagttcccaatatgttccatactacatacattataggcggttcccaaacagaaaggtaaagatttttactctccctccaccaacaatcatcaatccatggattgcccgaaacaacgggtgcctccaactaacatcaatcctgggggagttttgtttgcagttcttttttatttgatttcgatctgttgatcatgggactgggcatcccaattaccagccattttctcctgaatgatgagcggagtccactcatcgtgagaataacccacctagcatggaagatactgctagcccctagtcgctacatgagcgattcggtcatacaaaacagattattatttgaaggtttagagtttggcacatgcaaatttacttggaacggcagataaataccgcatataggtagatatggtggacactcatggaagaaacttggttcaagggatttggatgcacaagcagtattcccgcttagtacagatattttcgctagcaaaggattctaaatagcaagcaccacatgttagaggatccaaaacaatataacttatataaatatacccaagcataactcattatgttgtcttccttgtccaacttcaactaatttgctcaggtttgaaaataattaatggggatcacaatcatagaagatgtccaagatagtatatttatggGATAATTagttttatgcccctagttgtgtcccactcgtctgttttacccctaattcccaaaagtcactagttctgtccaagtcactttgctcctattatgcttttgccctttgaccgtttgaccatcagtttgaaaactccataactaattcatactaaatcagaaaaatgcaaataagataccaaaatgttcagaaaaacatcacatatatgtcagtgtcatttgcattcatgaaaaaagtgttggaaagttcccatccgagttttagctcttatgctaccaccatgaatagtaaaatctaaaaaagttcaaaacaattaaaaaattggtggcaaagaatgacaaatgttttaagtgcctgccaagtttcatcatggaataacattcgtgggtgccgcggcagaaaaacaatcagcactccaaaatagattattttttgccatgacttccacgaatgtcgttccctaatgaaacttggcaagcacttagaacctttgttgttcttcgccaccataatttttttgaatttttttagagttcactattcatggtggtatcaaaagagctaaaactcggatgtgcactttccaacacttttttcatgaatgcaaatgacactgacatataggtgatgtttttctgaacattttggtatcttatttgcattttctgattcagtatgaattagttatgaagttttcaaactgacggtcaaacggtcaaagggcaaaagcataagaggagcaaagtgacttggacagaaccggtgacttttgggaattaggggtaaaacagacgagtgggacacaactaggggcataaatctaattatccctatatttatatgtgaaatctctcttccttcaatattctttcatgaattgttcaagtgaccaatacaatgtttgctaaccttcaataaatttaccacctctacttcttatatgtgaaggcatcactccccatgggaaaggcatatgaaacatatataaatttagatttatgacattcaaaacattcaaccatttactcataggatacaagtgaagcacacgagtaaatgacaaactattccaaaaagatataagtgaagatcaatgagtagttaaataattatgtagctatgtgaagactctctctcatttaagaatttcagatcttgatattttattcaaacagcaagcaaaacaaaataaatgacatgacgctccaagcaaaacacatatcatgtggtgaataaaaatatagctccaagtaaagttaccgatgaacgaagacgaaagaggggatgccttccggggcatccccaagcttaggctcttggttgtccttgaatattaccttggggtgccttggtcatccccaagcttaggctcttgccactccttattccatcgtccatcgaatctttacccaaaacttgaaaacttcacaacacaaaacttaacagaaatctcgtgagctccgttagtgaaagaaaacaaaacaccacttcatggtactgtaatgaactcattctttatctatattggtgttaaacctactgtattccaacttctctatggtttataaactattttactagccatagagtcatcaaaataagcaaacaacacacgaaaaacagaatctgtcaaaaacagaacagtctgtagtaatctgtaactaacgcaaacttctggaactccaaaaattctaaaataaaatGGTGGACCTGTGGAATTTTTctagtaatcatcttcaaaaagaatcaactaaatagcactctccagtaaaaagttttagctaatctcgtgagcactaaagtttctgttttttacggcatgatcataaagacgtcacccaagtcttcccaaaggttctacttggcacaaacactaattaaaacatgaaaccacatctaaacagaagctagatggattatttattactaaacagaaccaaaaagcaagaaactaaaataaaattgggttgcctcccaacaagcgctgtcgtttaacgcccctagctaggcatgatgatttcaatgatgctcgcataaaagataaggattgaaacataaagagagcatcatgaagaatatgactagcacatttaagtctaacccacttcctatgcatagggattttgtgagcaaacaacttatgggaacaataatcaactagcataggaaggcaaaacaagcataactttaaaactttaagcacatagagaggaaacttcaTATTATttcaattcctacaagcatatattcctccctcataataattttcagtagcatcatgaatgaattcaacaatataaccagcacctaaagcattcttcatgatctacaagcatagaatttttattactctccacataagaaaaattcttctcatgaatagtagtgggagcaaactcaacaaaacaactatcatgtgaagcataatccaattgaaaattaaaatcatgatgacaagtttcatggttatctttattctttatagcatacgtgtcatcacaataatcatcataaataggaggcatgctttcatcataataaatttgcacatcaaaacttgggggactaaaaatatcatcttcatcaaacatagcttccccaagcttgtggctttgcatatcattagcatcatgggtattcaaagaattcatactaacaacattgcaatcatgctcatcattcacatattttatgccaagcattctatgtatttcttcttctagtacttgagcacaatttcccttcccatcattttcacgaaagacattaaaaagatgaagcatatgaggcaccctcaattccatttttttgtagttttcttttataaactaaactagtgctaaaacatgaaacaaaaagattcgattgcaagatctaaagatataccttcaagaactcacctccccggcaacggcgccagaaaagagcttagttgacggggtgtaagtgccgcttacctagcctccccggcaacggcgccagaaacagcttgatgtctactacacaaccttctccttgtagacattgttgggcctccaagtgcagaggtttgtaggacagtagcaaatttccctcaagtggatgacctaaggtttatcaatccgtgggaggcgtaggatgaagatggtctctctcgagcaaccctgcaaccaaataacaaagaatctcttgtgtccccaacacacccaatacaatggtaaattgtataggtgcactatttcggcgaagagatggtgatacaagtgcaatatggatggtagatataggtttttttaatctgaaaatataaaaacagcaaggtaactaatgataaaagtgagcgtaaacggtattgcaatgcgttgaaacaaggcctagggttcatactttcactagtgcaagttctctcaacaataataacataattggatcatataactatccctcaacatgcaacaaagagtcactccaaagtcactaatagcggagaacaaatgaagagattatggtaggatacgaaaccacctcaaagttattatttccaatcaatctgttgggctattcctataagtgtcacaaacagccctagagttcatactagaataacaccttaagacacaaatcaaccaaaaccctaatgtcacctagatactccaatgtcaccacaagtatccgtgggtatgattatacgatatgcatcacacaatctcagattcatctattcaaccaacacatagaacctcaaagagtgccccagagtttctaccggagaatcaagacgaaaatgtgtgccaacccctatgcataggttcatgggcggaaaccgcaagttggtcaccaaaacatacatcaagtgaatcacgtgatatcccattgtcaccacagatacgcacggcaagacatacatcaagtgttctcaaatcattaaagactaaATCCGATACGaatacttcaaagggaaaactcaatccattacaagagagtagaggggtagaagcaacataagatccaactataatagcaaagctcgcgatacatcaagatcgtgccaaatcaagaacacgagagagagagagagatcaaacacatagctactggtacataccctcagccccgagggtgaactactccctccttgtcatagagagcgccgggatgatgaagatggccaccgatgagggatcccccctccggcagggtgccggaacagggtcccgattggtttttggtgcctacagaggcttacggaggcggaactcccgatctattatgttctcCGATCGTTTTatggtatatggatatatataggcagaagaaatacgtcaggggagccacgaggggcccacgagggtggagggcgcgcctaggggggtgggcgcgccccctaactcatgcctccctcgttgctttcctgacgtgcactccaagtcttccgggttgctttccttccaaaaataacttctccagaaggtttcattccgtttcgactccgtttgatattccttttcttcgaaacactgaaacaagggaaaaaacaggaactggcactgggctctgggtcaataggttagtcccaaaaataatataaaagtgcatagtaaagcccataaacatccaagatggataatataatagcatgaatacttcataaattatagatacgttggagacgtatcagggtggGAAGAAAATAAGTGGCCACATGATGGGCCACCACCGTGTTAAAATATAGTACACTCATATGTTAGGGTATTGAGTCATACTTATTTTGCTAGAGCATAGTACTATTTTTGTCTCTCGTTACAACACATGAACATGTTTGAGGTGATTCCAGTTGACAAACCCTCGACCACACAAAAATTTCGGTCAACCCGACACTAGAAATTTAAGGGTACATGTCAAaaaaaatcatgagttttttttACAACAGGAAAGGGATAAGCTACAAGCGTTGGCGAAGGGCCCCGGAAACCACGTCTCCGCCTCCCAGAAAACCTCGTCGCCTCGTTATCCTCTCATGTGCAACTCAGATTGATCTGGATTTGGAATCCTTGGCCGCCGTTGCCTAGGGTTTGGATCCGCCTCAGCAACCGCCACCGACGACGTCTCTGAGGCCGCCTCCAACACCCCACACCCGCCACCCTCCTTTTCTAGATATATGAAGCCCTTTTTCGGTGTGCTCAAAGAATAAGCAGAAGCTAGCAGTAAATATATCCTTACTCGGGTGTAATCACAGTTCCCTTTTCACTTCTTGTGGCGGGCTCTTATATATTTGTTGAGCTGTGTTTACGATCCTATATATTTCGTCCCCATGGACAACTCAGTGGAGGCGACCATCAGCACTACAGGGAATGCTGTCGAGATGAGTTTGGATGAGAGGTTTGCGACCATGAGGAGCATCGGGTTGGGGAGCATCGATGAGGAAGAGGAGCTTAGGGTGCTACTTGAGAAGAAGGTCGCTCCTATCTACTATGTTTGGTGCGACCCCTTGCCGTCGGTACACATTGCCCAGGGGATCATGATGGTGCTCAATGTCAACAAAATGGTCAAAGATGGCTGCAGAGTTAAAATCTTGATAGCGGATTGGTTTGCTCATATACACAACAGATTCGGTGGTGATATGAGTGATATTCGGACAATTGGATGTTACATGATTGAGGTATGGAAAGAAGCAGGCTTGGAGCTTAACGAGGTAGAGTTTATGTGGTTGTCGGATGAGATAAATCGCTGTCCACATGAATACTGGATGCTTGTGATGGATGTTGCTAGAAATAACACCTTGGGGAGGATGATAAGGTGCTGGGACAAGACCTTTGAATATGCACTCGTGTTGTATGGAATGCCTGCTGATCCATATGACCGGCCTGATGTGGTGGCTCCAATGATCTTTGAACCTTGCATGCAGTGTGCTGCTGTATTACTCCCGAAGGCCGACATTTGGCTGCTATCCATGGATCATGACGACGATCTTGAGGAGGTTCGCGAGCTAACTAGAGAGTACTGCAAAGACATGAAGGGTGGAAATAGACCTATTATTCTGTCACATAACAAGCTCCCCAATTTACTAGAGGACGATGAATTTGGTAATATAGGAGAACCAGGTTGGGCCATCTTCATGGAAGACGGGGAGCAAAGTTTGAGTGTGAAAGTAAGGAAAGCTTTCTGTCCTGAAAAAGTTGCACAAGGCAACCCATGTCTGGAGTACATTAGACATATTGTGTTTCCATGGTTTGGACACTGTGAGGTGCCAGGGAAAGAAGAGAAGAGTGGTGGTAGCAGGACGTTTCACAAGGTGGAAGAGCTCATTTCTGATTATGAAAGTGGTGCTCTGCATTCCGCTGACGTGAAGCGGGCTCTTGAAGAAGCACTAAAGAAGATTATGAAGACTGTACGTGCTCACTTCGCCGGCAACAGCAAAGCAAAACATCTTGCGAAAGCTATGTGGGAGTACATGATATAATGCCTTCAGGGATCATGTCTCCTTTTACTTATGCCATTGGGGATCACAATATGTTACTAGTACTTCACTAACTTTGTAAGCTATATTTACTACGGATGTAGAATAAGCTATTCTGCACTCATAATATATACTAGTTGTGCAGAGGGGCGGCGCGCCCATGTGACAACCCGTGGCTAATTGAGTTATTGCTTGATGCGTTATTGTTCAGATTGTGGAATTCTTCGGCATACAGAGAGGGGTGAATAAAAAAGCATAAATAAATTGTTAGAACTTACAGTATTTAGGTAGCTCAAAGAGCGTAACTGAATAAATTAGTTTAGAGACATCTTAAAACTTGTTCCTTCTTTTCTTAGGTCCATTGACTCAAATCAGATTTGCATAGAGTTTAATTACTATACAACATGATACCAGACATTCCTCCACAGATTAGAAAAAATGAAGGTACTTATTTTCATGACAGGACACCGGACAGCCTTGCAGAAACTGGAAAAAAATAGTGCCCTCATCAACTGGATACCCAGCAAGTGCTAGTAAACAACAACATGCTACATGTTTAAAATACAGTAATACCTTGTGCACATACTAAAAGAGGGAGCAAATAATAGATTAAAAAGGGAAGAACAAACAAATACATGTAATATTTTCATCAACTACATGCTTAAAATACTGCAACTGTTTATACATGCATTTTGTCGTTTA
This sequence is a window from Aegilops tauschii subsp. strangulata cultivar AL8/78 chromosome 7, Aet v6.0, whole genome shotgun sequence. Protein-coding genes within it:
- the LOC109758953 gene encoding tyrosine--tRNA ligase 1, cytoplasmic-like, whose translation is MDNSVEATISTTGNAVEMSLDERFATMRSIGLGSIDEEEELRVLLEKKVAPIYYVWCDPLPSVHIAQGIMMVLNVNKMVKDGCRVKILIADWFAHIHNRFGGDMSDIRTIGCYMIEVWKEAGLELNEVEFMWLSDEINRCPHEYWMLVMDVARNNTLGRMIRCWDKTFEYALVLYGMPADPYDRPDVVAPMIFEPCMQCAAVLLPKADIWLLSMDHDDDLEEVRELTREYCKDMKGGNRPIILSHNKLPNLLEDDEFGNIGEPGWAIFMEDGEQSLSVKVRKAFCPEKVAQGNPCLEYIRHIVFPWFGHCEVPGKEEKSGGSRTFHKVEELISDYESGALHSADVKRALEEALKKIMKTIVEFFGIQRGVNKKA